A part of Paenibacillus donghaensis genomic DNA contains:
- a CDS encoding ABC transporter ATP-binding protein: MKASLRQHKLLLMITLFFSIITAAAGVLIALVLQKVIDAALQGDRGLFREILVISVVYLLLLGVMGLIYNLCSKALIRNLTLSLRERVFRGIFSRKAEAFAASNTADYLSALTNDIKQLEDQYIQPLLQVMQNVVVFAASVLVLLYISPLVTAILAGCMVLIFIIPSLFGTALQTKQSAVSAQMSIFTIRLKDLLSGFEVIKSYAMGTYAGHKFQTENRQAADTRFAADRLFALNESVSQTLAILTQFAVVFVAAYLIITGNLSAGSLVALVQLSGGFVGPVLVIMENLPKIKGVRPVVERIDALSAQHHDTPAEQLDPQFNVALSANHLQFGYTPGQPVLKDVSLTLDKGKKYALAGPSGCGKSTLVKLLTGYYDRYEGTVELDGTNLKQLDTSRLQELVSTIHQNVYMFDSDIHFNICLHEEFSAEQLEEVLHTSGIHKFLEQTNGLQSPVGENGSQLSGGQRQRIAVARALIRNKPILILDEGTSAIDMQTAYEIEGRLLALEDLTLITITHNMNELMLGRYDEIIYMEEGRIAERGSLHELLAYGGRFHDFYTQKEAVTPSNEQQQPLLQEIDAV, encoded by the coding sequence TTGAAAGCTTCCCTGCGTCAACACAAACTGCTGCTTATGATTACACTGTTCTTCAGCATCATCACGGCGGCGGCGGGAGTGCTGATTGCCCTTGTGCTGCAAAAGGTCATTGATGCCGCGCTGCAGGGCGACCGCGGGCTATTCCGCGAAATTCTGGTTATCTCAGTGGTTTATTTGCTGCTGCTCGGTGTGATGGGCCTGATTTATAATTTATGCAGCAAGGCATTGATTCGCAATCTTACCCTGTCGCTACGGGAGCGGGTGTTTCGAGGCATATTCAGTAGAAAAGCAGAAGCCTTCGCGGCATCCAACACGGCCGATTATTTATCCGCACTGACCAACGATATCAAACAGCTGGAGGATCAGTATATTCAGCCTCTGCTGCAGGTCATGCAGAATGTGGTGGTGTTTGCGGCTTCCGTGCTGGTTCTCCTCTACATTAGTCCGCTGGTGACGGCCATCCTTGCCGGCTGCATGGTGCTGATATTCATTATCCCCTCCCTCTTCGGCACAGCGCTGCAGACCAAGCAAAGCGCCGTATCAGCTCAGATGTCGATCTTTACCATCCGCTTAAAAGACCTGTTATCCGGCTTCGAGGTGATCAAATCCTATGCGATGGGCACATACGCCGGACACAAGTTCCAGACGGAGAACCGGCAGGCAGCGGATACCCGTTTTGCCGCCGACCGGCTGTTTGCACTGAATGAAAGTGTGTCCCAGACTTTGGCGATCCTGACCCAGTTTGCGGTTGTTTTTGTGGCCGCCTATCTGATTATTACCGGAAATCTATCGGCGGGAAGTCTGGTTGCGCTGGTCCAGCTGAGTGGCGGTTTCGTCGGTCCTGTTCTCGTAATTATGGAGAATCTGCCCAAGATCAAAGGTGTACGGCCGGTAGTGGAACGGATCGATGCCCTCTCTGCCCAGCACCATGATACCCCTGCGGAACAGCTTGATCCTCAATTCAACGTAGCTTTATCCGCCAACCATCTGCAGTTTGGGTATACGCCAGGACAGCCGGTCCTTAAAGACGTATCACTCACACTGGACAAAGGCAAAAAATACGCGCTCGCCGGACCCAGCGGCTGTGGTAAATCCACACTGGTCAAGCTGCTGACAGGTTATTATGACCGTTATGAAGGCACTGTCGAGTTGGACGGCACTAATCTGAAGCAGCTGGACACCTCTCGGCTGCAGGAACTGGTCTCAACGATTCATCAGAATGTGTATATGTTTGATAGTGACATCCATTTTAATATTTGTCTGCACGAAGAGTTCTCAGCGGAACAGCTGGAAGAGGTGCTTCACACCAGCGGCATACATAAGTTCCTCGAGCAGACTAATGGGCTGCAGTCCCCCGTAGGCGAGAACGGTTCACAGCTGTCCGGAGGCCAGCGGCAGCGGATTGCCGTTGCCCGTGCCCTGATCCGTAATAAGCCGATCCTGATTCTGGATGAAGGCACGTCGGCGATAGACATGCAGACCGCGTATGAAATCGAGGGCCGTTTGCTCGCGTTGGAGGATCTGACCCTGATTACGATCACCCATAATATGAATGAGCTGATGCTTGGCAGGTACGATGAGATTATTTATATGGAAGAGGGACGAATTGCCGAGCGGGGCAGCCTGCACGAACTGCTGGCGTATGGAGGGCGATTCCATGACTTCTACACGCAAAAAGAAGCCGTTACGCCGTCTAATGAACAACAGCAACCGTTGCTGCAAGAAATCGATGCTGTCTAA
- a CDS encoding GNAT family N-acetyltransferase, whose translation MNIRLIHNSDNEAIAQIIRTCLTEFGGNREGLAWADPSLDHLYEYYNQHGKRAYWIVESDGRLLGGCGIAEFAESDEVCELQKMYLSPECRGSGIASQLLETALDFAKLDYRHCYLETLQNMHAANRFYSKQGFEPLPAPLPGSEHYACDTWYIRDL comes from the coding sequence ATGAACATCAGACTCATACATAACAGCGATAATGAAGCGATAGCACAGATTATCAGAACATGCCTGACTGAATTCGGCGGTAACCGCGAAGGCTTGGCTTGGGCAGATCCAAGCCTGGATCATTTGTATGAATACTACAATCAGCACGGGAAGCGGGCTTATTGGATCGTTGAATCAGATGGCAGATTGCTTGGCGGGTGCGGAATAGCTGAGTTCGCTGAATCGGATGAGGTATGTGAGCTTCAGAAAATGTATCTCTCCCCGGAATGCCGCGGGTCGGGTATCGCCTCACAACTGCTGGAGACTGCTCTTGATTTCGCCAAACTCGATTACCGCCATTGTTACCTGGAGACGCTGCAGAACATGCACGCCGCGAACCGTTTCTACAGCAAACAAGGGTTCGAGCCACTGCCTGCTCCACTTCCCGGTTCTGAGCACTATGCTTGTGACACCTGGTACATCAGAGACTTATAG
- a CDS encoding ATP-binding protein has product MEMIKPPAEILYERELRALREEPQGLRPASWLLSPVQVRDFIIGREQPALLDGEQVEITRKFYGNDIQIERAVVTLAGNRGLMLVGDPGTAKTMLSELLSAAISGTSTNTIQGTAGTTEDMIKYSWNYAMLLDKGPSEQALVPAPLYNGMKKGILTRFEEITRCPAEAQDSLISILSDKVLSIPELDGGVLFAKPGFNVIATANVRDKGVNEMSSALKRRFNFETIRPVDNLKMEARIIESQARSLLIHSGIEIEIDTDVVELLATTFMELRTGMTREGYKIDSPQAVMSTAEAVSVYVQSAMTSYYYENKGVSLDRLVQNMLGTIAKENDKDLAVLRTYFSKVVKDRAQEDGIWKEYYREKKWIN; this is encoded by the coding sequence ATCGAAATGATCAAGCCTCCCGCGGAGATTCTATATGAACGGGAGCTGCGGGCATTGCGGGAAGAGCCGCAGGGGCTGCGGCCCGCGAGTTGGCTGCTCTCGCCCGTTCAGGTGCGCGATTTCATTATCGGCCGCGAGCAGCCGGCGCTGCTGGACGGGGAGCAGGTGGAGATCACGCGGAAGTTCTATGGCAATGATATACAGATTGAACGCGCCGTAGTGACACTGGCGGGCAACCGGGGGCTGATGCTTGTGGGCGACCCGGGAACGGCGAAGACCATGCTGAGCGAGCTGCTTAGCGCAGCCATCTCCGGGACCAGCACCAATACGATTCAAGGCACAGCAGGCACAACCGAGGATATGATCAAATACTCGTGGAATTATGCCATGCTGCTGGATAAAGGCCCATCGGAGCAGGCGCTCGTTCCGGCTCCGCTATATAACGGAATGAAGAAGGGGATTCTCACCCGCTTCGAGGAGATTACCCGCTGTCCGGCCGAAGCGCAGGACAGCCTGATCAGCATCCTCAGCGACAAGGTGCTGAGCATCCCGGAGCTGGATGGCGGCGTACTGTTCGCGAAGCCGGGCTTCAATGTCATTGCCACGGCCAATGTGCGTGATAAAGGCGTCAATGAGATGAGCAGCGCCTTGAAACGGCGGTTCAACTTCGAAACGATCCGGCCGGTGGATAATCTGAAGATGGAAGCCCGGATTATCGAATCGCAAGCACGGAGCCTGCTGATACATAGTGGTATTGAAATTGAGATTGACACGGACGTGGTCGAGCTGCTCGCCACGACTTTTATGGAGCTGCGCACCGGAATGACACGTGAAGGGTACAAGATTGATTCCCCGCAAGCTGTGATGAGCACGGCGGAAGCGGTCTCAGTCTATGTGCAGAGTGCAATGACGTCTTATTATTATGAGAACAAGGGCGTATCCCTGGACCGGCTGGTGCAGAACATGCTGGGTACAATCGCCAAGGAGAATGACAAGGACTTGGCGGTGCTGAGAACCTATTTCTCCAAGGTTGTCAAAGACCGGGCGCAGGAAGACGGGATCTGGAAGGAATACTACCGGGAGAAGAAATGGATCAATTAA
- a CDS encoding DUF5682 family protein, with translation MDQLSKQAGLLDMESDLLPDQGQAEPLQAQVDRLEELFTQEVFNLDRGILYYPVRHHSPACSRHLLEVFRDYKPDIVLVEGPESGNPLIPVLADEATRTPVSLYYAYNNGDERAACYYPMLDYSPEYTAIKEAAERRIPAWFIDLDYRLNPESSREGMVSYQDETLLAGSSFIARLCGKLNCRSFDELWEKVFEIGSLDKTPAAFAREVFTYCSLSRMCYSEERLRQEGDLAREAHMRERIQEASAQYERVLVVTGGFHTYGLLEQNAAKRDLEDARQREQQMQAADKQIYPMVYTFTEADRLNGYASGMPYVNYYDQVWKLLRRGPQAVYNRTATAFLTRLLRSLRKGHGAVSTTDAIEAYSMIQGLAVLRGKREGGVYELLDAVTSAFVKGEHTLAADRPLEELQRLLTGDRIGEVAPNEFAVPLVEDFKAQSAVSKLQLRLTGKHKKVLELYGKPVHRRTSQLLHCADFLGTGFARLENGPDWVHGRNLNLVREHWTYTYSSLTEARLIEASIFGGTVQEAAVAKVEQAVRELPGHHSREAAQWLLRALLMGLEELADNLVGLVKRSLRLDGSFLSLCGTLTILGRIHEHRRLFGLAEGHQLLHLQEEAYDNALGKMDALRKTLPEEHTEIVQALKLLAMLAEAPEGSFSREGFCDALQALLAQRSLAPQLEGVCITLLVRLGQRDRLEIAARGRSYMQGAPNQAKHTAPYLQGVFTAGREAFLYDSTLLSDLNLLLQELSPDDFMQMIPELRLAFTFFTPVETELIAQRVAGLYQVDTGELQRSGIDEQELRRAKALDQSIRKEFALWKLI, from the coding sequence ATGGATCAATTAAGCAAGCAAGCGGGGCTTCTGGATATGGAGTCGGATCTGCTGCCGGATCAGGGGCAGGCTGAGCCTCTGCAGGCTCAGGTAGACCGTCTGGAGGAGCTGTTCACCCAAGAAGTGTTTAATCTGGACAGAGGCATCCTGTATTATCCGGTCCGCCACCACAGCCCGGCATGCTCGCGGCACCTGCTGGAGGTGTTCAGAGACTATAAGCCGGATATCGTGCTGGTCGAGGGTCCCGAGAGCGGCAATCCGCTGATTCCGGTGCTTGCGGACGAGGCGACCCGAACTCCGGTCAGTCTCTATTATGCCTACAACAATGGGGACGAGAGAGCAGCTTGTTATTACCCGATGCTGGACTATTCGCCAGAGTATACCGCAATTAAGGAAGCGGCCGAACGCCGGATTCCTGCGTGGTTTATCGATCTGGATTACCGGCTGAATCCAGAATCCTCCCGCGAAGGGATGGTTTCCTATCAGGATGAGACGCTGCTGGCCGGCTCCAGCTTCATCGCCCGGCTCTGCGGCAAGCTGAACTGCCGCAGCTTCGATGAGCTGTGGGAGAAGGTCTTCGAGATCGGCAGTCTTGACAAGACTCCAGCGGCATTTGCCCGTGAGGTCTTCACCTATTGCTCTCTTTCCCGGATGTGCTACAGCGAGGAACGGCTTCGCCAGGAGGGTGATCTGGCAAGAGAAGCTCATATGCGTGAGCGGATTCAAGAAGCCTCTGCACAATATGAGCGGGTGCTGGTCGTAACCGGAGGCTTCCATACCTATGGTCTGCTGGAGCAGAACGCGGCCAAACGCGATCTGGAGGACGCCCGCCAGCGGGAACAGCAGATGCAGGCTGCCGACAAGCAGATCTATCCGATGGTGTATACCTTCACGGAAGCCGACCGTCTGAACGGCTATGCCAGCGGCATGCCTTATGTCAATTATTATGATCAGGTGTGGAAGCTATTGCGGCGGGGACCGCAGGCTGTTTACAACCGCACCGCCACCGCTTTCCTCACGAGGCTGCTGCGCAGTCTGCGTAAGGGTCACGGAGCCGTCTCGACTACCGATGCCATCGAAGCCTATTCGATGATCCAAGGCCTGGCCGTGTTGCGCGGCAAAAGGGAAGGCGGAGTGTACGAGCTGCTGGATGCGGTAACCTCCGCTTTCGTCAAGGGCGAGCACACCCTGGCCGCCGACCGGCCGCTGGAAGAATTGCAGCGGCTGCTGACCGGCGACCGCATCGGTGAGGTCGCGCCCAATGAATTCGCCGTGCCGCTGGTCGAGGACTTCAAGGCACAATCCGCCGTCAGTAAGCTTCAGCTCCGCCTCACAGGCAAGCATAAGAAGGTTCTGGAGCTGTACGGGAAGCCGGTGCACCGCAGAACGAGCCAGCTGCTGCATTGCGCTGACTTCCTGGGGACAGGCTTCGCCAGGCTGGAGAACGGACCGGATTGGGTCCATGGCCGCAATCTGAATCTGGTCCGTGAGCACTGGACCTATACGTATTCCTCGCTAACGGAGGCGAGGCTGATCGAAGCCTCCATCTTCGGCGGCACGGTGCAGGAAGCGGCTGTCGCCAAGGTGGAGCAAGCCGTGCGCGAGCTGCCCGGGCACCACAGCAGGGAAGCTGCTCAGTGGCTGCTGCGTGCACTGCTGATGGGGCTTGAAGAGCTGGCAGACAATCTGGTGGGGCTGGTCAAGCGGTCACTGCGTTTGGACGGCAGCTTCCTCTCTCTGTGCGGCACGCTGACCATTCTGGGCCGGATTCACGAACACCGCAGGTTGTTCGGACTTGCCGAAGGGCACCAGCTGCTGCATTTGCAGGAGGAAGCCTATGACAACGCCTTAGGCAAAATGGATGCCTTGCGCAAGACCCTGCCGGAAGAGCATACGGAGATTGTCCAGGCACTGAAGCTGCTGGCGATGCTGGCGGAAGCGCCGGAGGGCAGCTTCAGCCGCGAAGGCTTCTGTGATGCTCTGCAGGCACTGCTTGCACAGCGGAGTCTTGCCCCGCAGCTCGAAGGTGTCTGCATCACATTGCTCGTGCGGCTAGGTCAACGGGACCGGCTGGAGATTGCAGCACGGGGCAGAAGCTACATGCAGGGAGCGCCGAACCAGGCGAAGCATACCGCGCCTTATCTTCAGGGCGTGTTCACGGCAGGCCGGGAAGCTTTCCTATATGACAGCACGCTGCTGAGCGACCTCAATCTGCTGCTGCAGGAGTTGTCCCCTGATGACTTTATGCAGATGATTCCCGAGCTGAGGCTGGCCTTCACCTTCTTCACACCGGTGGAGACGGAACTGATTGCACAGCGGGTAGCCGGACTATATCAAGTCGACACTGGGGAACTGCAGCGTTCGGGCATCGATGAACAAGAGCTGCGGCGCGCCAAGGCTCTGGACCAGTCGATCCGAAAGGAGTTTGCCTTATGGAAGCTGATATGA
- a CDS encoding GNAT family N-acetyltransferase yields MVIETERLLIREFRAEDWEAVHVYASDPLVTRYMIWGPNDKQDTQDYLAAVIETQQHQPRKDYEFAVVYKATGKLIGGSGIHITATGQGEIGYCYNRTYWGQGFASEAAAALLRLGFKEQGLHRIYATCRPVNLGSAKVMQAIGMKYEGQLREHMWHKGLWHDSCLYSILEHEHN; encoded by the coding sequence ATGGTTATTGAAACGGAACGCTTGCTTATCCGGGAATTCCGGGCTGAAGATTGGGAGGCTGTTCATGTGTATGCATCTGATCCATTGGTTACCCGGTATATGATATGGGGACCTAATGACAAACAGGATACACAAGACTATCTTGCCGCTGTCATCGAGACACAGCAGCATCAACCCCGGAAAGACTATGAGTTCGCCGTAGTCTACAAAGCAACCGGAAAACTGATCGGCGGCAGCGGCATACATATCACAGCTACTGGTCAAGGAGAAATCGGTTATTGTTATAACCGTACCTACTGGGGTCAAGGTTTCGCTTCAGAGGCTGCCGCAGCCCTTTTGCGATTGGGTTTTAAGGAGCAGGGCCTTCACCGCATTTATGCAACCTGCCGCCCGGTCAATCTCGGTTCTGCCAAGGTGATGCAAGCTATCGGTATGAAATACGAAGGTCAGCTTAGAGAGCATATGTGGCATAAGGGCCTATGGCATGATTCCTGTCTATATTCGATTCTAGAGCATGAACACAACTGA
- the tyrS gene encoding tyrosine--tRNA ligase: protein MNIIDELEWREAINQQTDAEGLRELMETKAVSLYCGIDPTGNSMHIGHLIPFMILKRFQLAGHRPVILIGGATGTIGDPSGRQTERSLQTMEQVQENVDALTAQMKKLFLTDNEANQVRMVNNYDWTHKINVIEFLRDYGKNFSMNTMLSKDVVASRLDSGITFTEFSYQILQSLDYLHLYQHEDVQLQIGGSDQWGNITSGLDLIRKKEGSEARAFGLTIPLMLKSDGTKFGKSAGGAIWLDPAQTTPFEFYQFWANSDDRDVVKYLKYFTFLDQAAIEALAEKVQSEPHKREAQKALAEEMTRFVHGEELLEQAKRITAALFSGDIRSLTADEIEEGFKEMPTFTTGRETKNIVDWLVDLGIEPSKRQAREDITKGAISLNGERVSDIQLDVTAEHAIGGRFIIIRKGKKNYSLVKLG, encoded by the coding sequence TTGAACATTATTGATGAACTGGAGTGGCGTGAGGCCATTAACCAGCAGACCGACGCCGAAGGCTTGCGCGAGCTGATGGAGACCAAGGCGGTTTCGCTGTATTGCGGCATTGACCCGACAGGCAACAGTATGCATATCGGGCATTTGATTCCGTTCATGATACTGAAGCGTTTCCAGCTGGCCGGTCACCGTCCGGTCATTCTGATCGGCGGGGCAACGGGAACGATTGGCGATCCAAGCGGACGCCAGACCGAACGCTCGCTGCAGACGATGGAGCAGGTGCAGGAGAATGTGGATGCCTTGACCGCCCAGATGAAGAAGCTGTTCCTGACCGACAATGAGGCTAATCAGGTGCGGATGGTGAACAACTATGACTGGACCCACAAGATTAATGTGATCGAATTCCTGCGCGATTATGGCAAAAACTTCAGCATGAACACGATGCTCTCGAAGGATGTGGTAGCGAGCCGGCTCGACAGTGGAATCACGTTCACCGAATTCTCCTACCAGATCCTGCAGTCGCTCGACTACCTGCATCTGTACCAGCATGAGGATGTGCAGCTGCAGATCGGCGGCTCCGACCAATGGGGCAACATTACAAGTGGACTGGATCTGATCCGTAAGAAAGAAGGCTCCGAAGCCAGGGCCTTCGGCCTGACCATTCCGCTGATGCTGAAATCCGATGGCACCAAGTTTGGCAAAAGTGCCGGCGGTGCAATCTGGCTCGACCCGGCCCAAACAACGCCGTTCGAATTCTACCAGTTCTGGGCCAATAGCGATGACCGCGATGTGGTCAAATACCTGAAATACTTCACTTTCCTGGATCAGGCGGCTATTGAAGCATTGGCCGAGAAGGTACAGAGTGAGCCGCACAAACGCGAAGCACAGAAAGCGCTGGCGGAAGAAATGACCCGCTTCGTACACGGCGAAGAGCTGCTGGAGCAGGCGAAGCGGATCACCGCCGCCTTGTTCAGCGGAGATATCCGCTCACTGACCGCCGATGAAATTGAAGAAGGCTTCAAGGAAATGCCTACATTCACGACTGGCCGCGAAACGAAGAATATCGTAGACTGGTTGGTGGATCTGGGGATTGAGCCATCCAAACGCCAGGCGCGTGAGGATATCACCAAGGGTGCAATCTCCCTGAATGGCGAACGCGTAAGTGACATCCAGCTGGACGTTACCGCTGAGCATGCCATTGGCGGTCGATTCATCATTATCCGTAAAGGCAAAAAAAATTACAGTCTGGTCAAGCTGGGTTAA
- a CDS encoding VWA domain-containing protein encodes MKHPTPSAGQTDGIGATDTLNRWRLLLGEAAEDGLSEAAGYSAEGFTYTEQDEILGFLYDREYGEEQGYRQQGGGRGSSRLTVPKWLHKVRTLFPKQTVEILEKQALDKYGLHELLTDRKLLESLEPNMNLLKNIMQFKHRMKGDVLNSAKTIVHTVVEELRRQLESQAVSSLRGRRSRYESSRSRSLRNLNFKKTIVRNLKNYDTSNRRFVIDRLYFDGSVQTHNRWHIIIGVDESGSMLNSVIYSSIMASIFYRLNSLKTSLFIFDTQVVDLSGRLEDPVDLLMSVQLGGGTHIAKALRYGETLIENPARTLFILVSDLEEGYPAEQMYRAAKDILDGGSRLLVLTALDFAGTAIYNERAAQVLTNMGAYVAALTPDKLADWIGDIIT; translated from the coding sequence ATGAAGCATCCCACTCCGTCAGCAGGTCAGACAGACGGCATCGGAGCAACAGATACACTGAACCGCTGGCGTCTTCTGCTCGGCGAAGCCGCCGAGGACGGTTTATCTGAGGCTGCTGGTTATTCTGCTGAGGGTTTCACCTACACGGAGCAGGACGAAATTCTCGGATTTCTGTATGACCGGGAATACGGTGAGGAGCAGGGGTACCGCCAGCAAGGCGGCGGCAGAGGCAGTTCCCGGCTGACGGTGCCGAAATGGCTGCACAAGGTAAGAACACTTTTTCCCAAGCAGACCGTAGAGATTCTGGAGAAGCAGGCCCTCGACAAATATGGGCTTCACGAGCTGTTGACCGACAGGAAGCTGCTTGAATCGCTTGAACCCAATATGAATCTGCTGAAGAATATTATGCAGTTCAAGCACCGGATGAAGGGCGATGTGCTAAACAGTGCCAAGACTATTGTGCATACGGTGGTCGAAGAGCTGCGCAGGCAGCTGGAGTCCCAGGCTGTGAGCAGCCTAAGAGGCCGAAGAAGCCGATATGAGAGCAGCCGCTCCCGCTCCTTGCGCAATCTGAACTTCAAGAAGACCATCGTACGAAACCTGAAGAATTATGATACAAGCAACCGGCGTTTCGTGATCGACCGGCTGTATTTCGACGGCAGCGTCCAGACGCACAACCGCTGGCATATCATTATTGGCGTAGACGAGAGCGGCAGTATGCTGAATTCCGTGATCTACAGTTCGATTATGGCCAGTATCTTCTACCGGTTGAATTCGCTCAAGACAAGTCTCTTTATCTTCGACACCCAGGTAGTCGACCTGTCGGGCCGGCTGGAAGACCCGGTGGATCTATTGATGAGCGTCCAGCTCGGAGGCGGTACCCATATTGCCAAAGCCTTGCGATACGGAGAGACTCTGATCGAGAATCCGGCCCGGACGTTATTTATCCTGGTCAGTGATCTGGAGGAAGGGTATCCGGCGGAGCAGATGTACCGGGCGGCCAAGGATATTCTGGACGGCGGCAGCAGGCTGCTGGTGCTCACTGCCCTGGACTTCGCAGGAACAGCCATTTATAACGAACGTGCAGCCCAGGTGCTGACGAATATGGGAGCCTATGTGGCTGCGCTTACACCGGACAAGCTGGCCGACTGGATCGGCGATATTATTACTTAG
- a CDS encoding winged helix-turn-helix domain-containing protein, whose amino-acid sequence MNLNIHEQLDPVFETLGLLYVSSHMVHHRQHMIDELGRFGVDGEAFYTKHLKTVDKYLNTFRKHRVDHESDSFFFKDEDTTFFTLLLRLLCENRSWLSGLETAAEDLIRQELLKVLFDEQKKEDDIPGEAVLAEILTLEDIIAFLGGCSYEEGIKWKLMALLQHPHKQIAALIAAVNNNIHAFEKARQEVEKPLRRLISAYVQSIRSNGDQPFVKVVEIFAHDASIYPALIMPLGQSIYTTQGHYGLFVDCLPLNGKNPADSREHLLLLLKALADNSKLQILASLKLSPKYNLEIAEHLGLSAATVSHHMNVLLTCGMVSIDKQNGKVYYHLDTANLELLIEELERYLL is encoded by the coding sequence ATGAATCTTAATATTCATGAACAGCTGGATCCCGTATTTGAAACGCTGGGCTTGCTGTATGTCAGCAGCCATATGGTTCATCACAGACAGCATATGATTGACGAGTTGGGCCGGTTTGGCGTCGATGGAGAAGCCTTCTATACGAAACATCTGAAGACCGTGGACAAATACCTCAACACCTTCAGGAAACACAGGGTAGATCATGAAAGTGACAGTTTCTTTTTTAAGGATGAGGACACGACGTTCTTTACCCTTCTGCTTAGGCTTCTGTGTGAGAATAGGAGTTGGCTGAGCGGCCTTGAAACAGCAGCTGAGGATCTGATCCGTCAGGAGTTGCTTAAAGTTCTGTTCGATGAGCAAAAAAAGGAGGATGACATTCCGGGGGAAGCGGTGTTGGCGGAAATACTAACCTTGGAGGACATCATTGCTTTTCTCGGCGGATGTTCGTACGAGGAAGGTATAAAATGGAAGCTGATGGCGCTGCTACAGCATCCCCATAAACAGATTGCAGCGTTGATTGCAGCTGTAAACAACAACATCCACGCGTTTGAGAAGGCCAGGCAAGAAGTGGAGAAGCCGCTCAGACGGCTGATTTCAGCCTATGTTCAGTCCATACGCAGCAACGGGGATCAGCCGTTTGTGAAGGTAGTAGAAATTTTTGCCCACGATGCTTCCATCTACCCGGCCTTGATTATGCCGCTCGGCCAATCGATTTATACCACACAGGGCCATTACGGGCTGTTTGTCGACTGCCTACCCTTGAACGGCAAGAATCCGGCCGATTCCAGGGAACACCTGCTGCTGCTGCTGAAGGCGCTCGCTGACAACAGTAAGCTGCAGATCCTCGCTTCGCTGAAGCTCAGTCCCAAATACAACCTGGAAATCGCGGAGCATTTGGGACTATCGGCGGCCACTGTATCCCATCATATGAACGTGCTGCTGACCTGCGGAATGGTTAGCATTGACAAACAAAATGGTAAAGTGTACTACCATCTGGACACGGCTAATCTGGAACTGCTGATCGAAGAGCTGGAGCGGTATTTGTTATAG